The Bradysia coprophila strain Holo2 chromosome IV unlocalized genomic scaffold, BU_Bcop_v1 contig_81, whole genome shotgun sequence genome has a window encoding:
- the LOC119072192 gene encoding transcription factor Ken 1, with protein MLMLHYSKHGECILQEIGAAFRGEHPSDLLLVCEGKETLKAHKLVLAAASPLIRMLLEEVPVVEGITTVHFPDVEATYFRSLLDFLYSGQTCVPATDVEHLHDLLDLLQIKPGVWRTGNKDGQNSPGETIEVLSRIYSNDQKNEPLTDINSNEGEVTRRRRSKSRDCSPSPTRTQVKRERLNESSCEDEQELDDDIEEENLDKNHYNSNNVHLDDEDDMRHEDDTNDGETDEINRDMVGERRRSSSDPVNLSLGLRDREEDSNDGHIDVETIGNAPSKSLIPARLLDPFRTKRKILYHPPDPEILKPPDHDLIQNSPDNYVVTPHRKRRPGFHNSPANPPFLSYNPSYLDDLRSRKGLPTSYYPGDRPPLSPTSHPSDLLLHNNHHNNNSRQRPPSAERPIQMPSSFVYPWPPHSAALAALPSGPVLGVPGGTNSLVKSEDHQQNQQNRSGNSSSGPAPVREYRCEYCGKQFGMSWNLKTHLRVHTGEKPFACRLCVAMFKQKAHLLKHLCSVHRNVISTPEAGGRFSCCFCSMWFETLQELVRHLSGHHNNLLLSKNLRD; from the exons ATGCTGATGCTGCATTATAGCAAACACGGTGAGTGTATACTCCAGGAAATTGGCGCAGCATTTCGCGGTGAACATCCATCTGATCTGTTGCTTGTGTGTGAGGGTAAAGAGACACTCAAAGCACATAAACTAGTATTGGCAGCAGCAAGTCCTTTGATCAG AATGCTTCTTGAAGAAGTACCAGTGGTCGAAGGCATAACTACTGTACATTTTCCAGACGTCGAAGCAACTTATTTCCGTTCGCTCTTGGATTTTTTATATTCAGGACAAACATGTGTACCCGCCACAGACGTTGAACATTTGCACGATCTCTTAGATTTACTACAAATAAAGCCGGGCGTATGGCGTACGGGGAATAAAGATGGCCAAAATTCGCCGGGAGAAACGATCGAAGTTTTGTCCCGGATATATTCCAATGATCAGAAAAATGAACCGTTGACCGACATAAACAGCAACGAGGGCGAAGTGACCCGGCGACGTCGATCGAAAAGTAGAGATTGTTCACCGTCACCGACGCGGACGCAAGTGAAGCGTGAACGGTTAAACGAAAGTTCGTGCGAAGACGAACAGGAATTGGACGATGACATTGAAGAGGAGAATTTGGACAAGAATCACTACAATTCCAACAATGTGCATCTGGATGACGAGGATGATATGCGACACGAAGATGATACCAATGATGGGGAAACCGATGAAATTAATCGAGACATGGTCGGTGAGAGACGGCGCAGTTCGTCTGATCCAGTTAATTTATCACTTGGACTTCGTGATAGAGAAGAAGATTCCAACGATGGACACATTGACGTTGAGACAATAGGAAATGCTCCTAGCAAG AGTTTAATACCAGCCCGCTTATTAGATCCATTCCGAACGAAACGAAAGATTCTTTACCATCCACCAGACCCAGAAATATTGAAGCCACCTGATCATGATCTTATCCAAAATTCGCCCGACAATTATGTTGTGACGCCTCATCGAAAACGACGTCCAGGCTTTCACAATTCACCCGCCAATCCACCGTTTTTATCGTACAATCCCAGCTACTTAGACGACCTACGATCTCGAAAAGGCCTTCCAACATCATACTATCCAG GTGATCGACCACCGTTATCACCCACATCACATCCATCAGATTTACTCCTGCACAATAATCACCACAACAATAACAGTCGGCAGCGACCACCTAGTGCCGAAAGACCCATACAAATGCCATCATCATTCGTATACCCATGGCCACCACATTCCGCAGCATTAGCTGCACTACCCAGCGGTCCAGTACTCGGCGTCCCGGGTGGTACAAATTCACTCGTAAAATCGGAAGACCATCAGCAAAACCAACAGAATCGCAGCGGCAATTCGTCGAGTGGACCGGCACCGGTTCGTGAATACCGTTGCGAATATTGTGGGAAACAGTTCGGCATGTCTTGGAATTTGAAAACCCATTTACGTGTTCATACCGGCGAGAAACCGTTTGCGTGTCGGTTGTGCGTGGCAATGTTTAAGCAAAAAGCGCATTTGTTAAAGCATCTGTGTTCGGTGCATCGAAATGTGATAAGTACGCCAGAGGCGGGTGGACGGTTCAGTTGTTGTTTCTGTTCGATGTGGTTCGAAACGTTGCAGGAACTAGTAAGACATTTGTCGGGACACCATAATAATTTGTTGTTAAGTAAAAATTTGCGTGATTAA